From a region of the Paralichthys olivaceus isolate ysfri-2021 chromosome 4, ASM2471397v2, whole genome shotgun sequence genome:
- the npffr1l2 gene encoding neuropeptide FF receptor 1 like 2 yields the protein MMEILGNLSKEGMELEESDTTEALSNISIGGFTNVTNITFSPYYQHSLYVAASYIVAYFFIFLLCMVGNILVCLIVLENRHMRTVTNLFIFNLAISDLLVGIFCIPTTLLDNLITGWPFSNTMCKMSGFVQGVSVSASVFTLVAIAVERFRCIVYPLQPKPTVLVAKAAIVFIWVLAVVIMCPAAVALTVEKFPFHYIVYNADFNYTLPVYTCYENFDNPKMRKVYTAVLFAHIYLVPLTVITLMYASIGVKLCSSMVANRERQLDKKKIKVIKMLTLVALLFMLSWLPLWTLMMMTDYAGLKRDQIDLLTSYIFPFAHWLAFSNSSINPIIYGYYNENFRRGFQAVCKSRPLCCFMQCQPGRRVSRWDRKGRSVLAPCGGLDFRDGPSNRNHLMLGLRNRVHNDNKLNDTAEVNRSARGQCEMVQSERSLSNRGLEMVPIPNIVSNEESERVSSLAVSVYHAWEN from the exons ATGATGGAGATACTTGGCAACCTGAGCAAGGAAGGAATGGAATTGGAGGAATCAGACACCACAGAAGCCCTTTCAAACATAAGCATAGGTGGTTTCACCAATGTCACCAACATAACATTTTCCCCCTACTATCAACATTCTCTCTATGTGGCTGCCAGCTACATTGTGGCCtacttcttcatcttcctgctGTGCATGGTTGGGAACATCCTGGTGTGTCTGATTGTACTGGAAAACCGTCATATGCGCACAGTTACGAACCTCTTCATCTTCAACCTGGCTATCAGTGACCTGCTGGTTGGCATCTTCTGCATCCCTACAACACTGTTGGACAATCTCATCACAG GCTGGCCCTTTTCTAATACCATGTGCAAGATGAGCGGCTTTGTGCAGGGCgtgtctgtgtctgcttcaGTGTTTACCCTGGTGGCCATTGCTGTGGAAAG GTTTCGCTGTATAGTGTATCCTCTACAACCCAAGCCAACTGTACTTGTTGCCAAGGCAGCCATCGTCTTTATCTGGGTATTGGCAGTGGTGATCATGTGTCCAGCTGCTGTGGCACTGACCGTGGAGAAGTTTCCTTTCCACTACATAGTGTACAATGCCGACTTCAACTACACGCTCCCTGTGTACACCTGCTATGAAAACTTTGACAACCCAAAGATGAGAAAAGTCTACACAGCAGTTCTGTTTGCTCACATCTACCTGGTGCCCCTCACCGTAATCACCCTGATGTACGCAAGCATTGGAGTCAAACTGTGTTCCTCAATGGTTGCAAACAGAGAGCGACAGCTTGACA AGAAAAAGATCAAGGTGATAAAGATGCTTACCCTGGTGGCGCTGCTGTTCATGCTGTCCTGGTTGCCCCTCTGGaccctgatgatgatgacggaCTATGCAGGCTTGAAAAGGGACCAGATAGACCTTCTGACCAGCTACATCTTCCCCTTTGCTCATTGGCTGGCTTTCTCCAACTCAAGCATCAACCCAATCATCTATGGCTACTACAATGAAAACTTTAGGAGGGGCTTCCAGGCCGTGTGCAAGTCAAGGCCCCTCTGTTGCTTCATGCAGTGCCAGCCGGGGAGGAGGGTCTCCAGGTGGGACAGGAAAGGAAGGTCTGTGCTGGCACCCTGTGGGGGCTTGGACTTCAGAGATGGCCCTAGCAACCGCAACCACCTCATGTTGGGGCTGAGAAATCGAGTCCATAATGACAACAAGCTGAATGACACAGCAGAGGTGAACAGGAGTGCAAGAGGGCAGTGTGAGATGGTCCAATCAGAGAGAAGTCTTTCAAATCGAGGGTTAGAAATGGTACCTATACCCAACATTGTCAGTAATGAAGAGTCGGAGAGGGTCAGTTCACTGGCAGTGTCAGTATATCATGCGTGGGAAAACTAA